In Williamwhitmania sp., the DNA window CGATCCTTTCTCGGTAAAGGTGAGCCAAGTTCCATCCATTTTTCCATCCTTGTATGATCTAATCTCATTGACTTGTCCATTTTGGAAGTAGATCATCATGGAGCCGCTTTTCTGCCCATTCTCGAATGGAATTTCTGATTTAACTTGACCATTGTCAAAAAGGGTGTGGTAGGTGCCTGTGTATAGTGCTCCTTGGCTATCGTAGTATAAACCATCCTTCCCTTCGGAAATGTTTTGAGAAAATGAAGGCAGGCTGAAAAACATAGCAACGATCAAAATCAGTAATTTCTTCATACTTGTTTCTATTTGTTGCAATCATAGCGAAAATAATTTAGCAGTCAAAGCTAAGTTTTGCTCATGGCCAAACTTTCGCCATTAAAAGGGTTTTCGTTGATTAAGAAATCAAAACCGGTCTGCCATATTTATGGAAGGCCGGTTTCGACTATTCATTATCGAACTTTATCCAGAGCTGCAATTCTAATAAACAGTGTTTTGAGGATCAAAATTGGTCCATCCCTTCATCCAGTTATCGGCATCAGCATCGCTCTTGAAAGCACCAACATAGTTAACTTGGTCGAACCAGCTATTTTGGAGTAAACTGTTGCTAAAAAGGTTTGAATGGCCAATCAGTGGGCTGCTAGCCGTTGGACCATAGTTTGGATTTGAAACGGTGCTGTTTGGCTGATTGAGCTTAATATCTGCAACAAAGCCAAGAGAATCGTTGGCGTTTGCTGGCAGCATGAAGAAGGTATGTGAAAATGAGAGTTGGTTTGGATCGAGCGTTGTTGCATCAGTGGAAAGCTGATCTAACCAAGTCTTATTCTTATCACTACCAATAATGGTCATTCCTGCAAAATAATCGTTCATAACAAACAGATTACCGTTGGTGGCAGCAGACTGGGTAGCGCTGCCCTTGTCGTTCTCAACGATAAGGCCAACTGGATAGCCAGCAATTACAGTGTTAAAAATGTTTTCATGTGAATTTCTGCGAATCTGTGCGCCAGCTTGGAATTGACCTAGACGAGAACCGTTATTTGGATTCATGCCACCACCATCGATGTAATTGGTTGTGTTGGCAAAATTGGCATCTTGTCCAATGGGACCAATGAGGGTAACGTTGCTGAATACAGCTGAGGTAAATGGGGTAGCAGCGCTGCCACTGGCATTGTTGTCCGATTCAAAACCGTTGGAGAGAGACAGGTCGGCTATCTTAGGATCGCGAACACCAAGAAGAAACTGCATATTTCCTGAGAAACCATCGTCGGTATCAAAATCATCGTCCCATCCATGGTACGCAACCAAATACTTGCAATTTACTGAACCACCAAACCACTCATAGGAGTCGTCGTTGGAGTAGGATACCTGAATGTGGTTAACAGTTGTGCCACTACCAACCGAACCCAAGGTCATGCCATTAATTTCTTGATCGGTTGCATAGGGATAACCTGCAAATTCAATACGGATATAACTGTAAACGCCAGAATTGTCAGCATTGTTGGTGCCTCCAAAAACCGTACGCAAACCACCTTCAATGGTCATTTGGCCCTGGTTGTTAACAGCATTACCACACACCACTAAACCGCCCCAATCGCCAGGTTTGCGACTACCCGGTGCCTGAGCAGAAGTCATAACAATAGGCTCAGCAGCAGTTCCTTCTGCAAAAATTTGGCCACCTGGTTCAGCAATTAGAGTTGCCTTGGTAGCCTTGTCTCCCTTTATTATGGTACCTGGCTCAATATAAAGTTGGGAGCCACTTACAACATATACCCAACCCTTAAGTGAGTATGTACCTTTTTTAATAACGTATTTACCCTTTATCTCAAAAGCATCGGAACCATCTCCAATGGTGGTGCCTACCCAAGTAGTTGCATCACCTGGAATAACCGGACCCGATGGAGTTGAGTCACTACTTTTGCTACATCCAGTAGCCAGCGTCACCACAGTCGCTATTGCGAGCACGATGTTCATTGTTGAAGTTTTCATTTTCATAGAGTTTATGGTTAAGATTTGAAACAAGATTATGATGGAAACTTAATTTAGTTAAAACTTAAATGACAATGAGAGAGAGTAGTTTCGCCCAGGATTGTATTTCTGCTTGATTTGGTTTCTGACCTGTGAGGCTCCATTGGAATCTGTGAATTTTGCCGTTTGCTGAAGAACCACGTCATCGTTAAGGATGTTTTTTACTGCACCACTCAGGCTCATGAAATGGGTGAGCTTAATGTTGAAGGTAACATCAACCAAGTTGCGTGGGAGTTCATAAATGTCAGGAACGGAAATGTTTGGATTATTGGCAAGAACACGTCCAACACCTACAATGCGCTCTCCAATAACATTATAAAGTATACCACAGTTAAGTGTATTTTTATTGTTCTGGTAAAACAATCCGGCGTTTATTAGGTAAGGTGATTGCCCTTGCATTGGTCGGTCATGCTCTAAGGTGTTGCTCTGGTCGAATTTTACGCGGCTGTATATGTAGGCAGCGTTGAATGAGAGTGAAAGATTCTTTATGCCAATTGCCTCAAGTCCTTTTTTTAGGTCAATTTCTGCACCAATGTTGTTGGCCGATTTTGCGTTGGTGAAGGAGTAGGTATAGCCACCGGAGTTTTCGTAGTAGGTAGATTCAATAGGGTCCTTAAAGTTTTTATAGAATAGGGCGAACGACACCATCTCACCTGATTTGGGGTATATTTCATATCGTAGGTCAATGTTGTGGATGTATGCAATTTTAAGGTTGGCATTACCTACCACAAAGCTGAAAATGTCAAAATCGTAATATGTTGAGGTTGATAGTTCTCTAAATTCAGGCCTATTTACAGAGGCACCATAAGCCAGGCGCACAAGCTGCTTGTCAGTAATGTTATAGCTTGCATTTATTGATGGAAAAATGTCAGAATGGCTATAAGAGGTCATTTTTGTGTTGAAATTGGTGGGGTCAAGCGACACATACTTGGTAATTTCCATTACATTGTTTTCCAATCGTACTCCGCCGTATATGTTGAACTTTTTTAGAGGAATAGTGATGGCTGCGTATCCAGCCGCAAGCCTGTTGCTGGCTTTATAGCTATCGGTATTGCGGGTATCCTCATAAATATAGACCCCGTTAATTCCAAGGTTGGGTTCGCTAAATACCTCACCGTTCGAAAGGTAGTTTAGCGATTGGTTGGCTGTCGAATTTAGGATGTAGTAGAATGACCTAGTGTTATAGTCCCGATCTTTATATTCACCGTATACGCCAATCTTAATTGTTGGAGCAAAATTGGCCCACTGTGTAATTTTGTATTGGTAATTTGTTGCTCCCGAAAAAACATTTTCTTGGAGTTTGAGGAATAGGCGCTTGGTGTCGTTAAAATCGATTGCTAGTGGGGCAGTAGTATCGGTAATACTTCTATCGCGAGAAATGTCACGCCTGTCGGGTTGATTCATCTTTGATAGTGAGTATCCAAGATCCCAGTCTAATTTTTGATTTTCGTCCAATTTATGATTTCCACTCAGCTGCCCGGAATAGGTTAGCCTGCTGTTATATAAAAATTCCTGTTGCTCTTGGTAAAAACCGCTATTGAATTGATATCCGGTTCTATCAGTTAACCTGTTCTTTCCATCAAGGTTAAGGATATTATGAAATAGAATTTTTGTTCTGCTATTGGGAATATAGGAAAGGTTGAGCATGGTTCCCAATTTCGACTCTACAGTATACTGGTTGTCGTTGTATTTAAAAAAGTAGTTTGGACGATCGTTGACAATGTCATACGATCCGATAAGAGCATTTTCCATATTATGGTATGCTCTATAGGTATGGTTGTAGCCGGAGGCAAACGAAAATCCAAGTGTCTTGTTATTGGCTATGGAGTATTTCCTATTCAGCATGAAAGAAATGCGCTGATCGGGCCGGGCAAACGACTTAAAACTTTCTACGGTCCAACTATTGTTAAAGCCATGCTGGGAAACGTCATTAATTTGCGCTGAGTTTGTTGGTAAATCGTTATTCAAACGGTATGGAACAATTCCGCTTAGGCCTCTGGTTCCATCGTCAACCCCAAGATAATCGAGCCCACCTTTTGGGGCAATTTTGAAATTTTTATATTGAGTTTGATCGTTGAGCCCAAGTCCATAGCCAATTTCCACCGCGTTGGAGTCAGAAACATCCTTAGTGGTTATTTGCACAAAGCCACCTGAAAAATCGGCAGGATATTCGGGCGCCGGTGACTTAACAATTGTGATGTTGTCTATTTGTGAGCTAGGAATCATATCGAATGAAAATGCACGAGAATCGGCTTCTGAACTAGGAACTGCAGAACCGTTCATCCAAACATTATTATAACGCTGCGATA includes these proteins:
- a CDS encoding toxin-antitoxin system YwqK family antitoxin; amino-acid sequence: MKKLLILIVAMFFSLPSFSQNISEGKDGLYYDSQGALYTGTYHTLFDNGQVKSEIPFENGQKSGSMMIYFQNGQVNEIRSYKDGKMDGTWLTFTEKGSKVAEANYTNGLKNGKWFIWDENGVLRYDMTYKNGQKVGLWIIYDEKGNKLSERNYDTVQ
- a CDS encoding TonB-dependent receptor, whose product is MRIKILCIGITLLLTSVINLMGQTGSIEGVVSDKKTGETLVGATIVIAGTTTGTTTDLDGKFVLGNLAPGLYNISVNFISYQRQTFSSVEVASGKPTTLNVTLNEVSQKIDEVVVSGTKKTHTEVSMIASIKSSQLVVSGISSQQIAKSQDKDASEVVRRIPGISIQNGKFIIIRGLSQRYNNVWMNGSAVPSSEADSRAFSFDMIPSSQIDNITIVKSPAPEYPADFSGGFVQITTKDVSDSNAVEIGYGLGLNDQTQYKNFKIAPKGGLDYLGVDDGTRGLSGIVPYRLNNDLPTNSAQINDVSQHGFNNSWTVESFKSFARPDQRISFMLNRKYSIANNKTLGFSFASGYNHTYRAYHNMENALIGSYDIVNDRPNYFFKYNDNQYTVESKLGTMLNLSYIPNSRTKILFHNILNLDGKNRLTDRTGYQFNSGFYQEQQEFLYNSRLTYSGQLSGNHKLDENQKLDWDLGYSLSKMNQPDRRDISRDRSITDTTAPLAIDFNDTKRLFLKLQENVFSGATNYQYKITQWANFAPTIKIGVYGEYKDRDYNTRSFYYILNSTANQSLNYLSNGEVFSEPNLGINGVYIYEDTRNTDSYKASNRLAAGYAAITIPLKKFNIYGGVRLENNVMEITKYVSLDPTNFNTKMTSYSHSDIFPSINASYNITDKQLVRLAYGASVNRPEFRELSTSTYYDFDIFSFVVGNANLKIAYIHNIDLRYEIYPKSGEMVSFALFYKNFKDPIESTYYENSGGYTYSFTNAKSANNIGAEIDLKKGLEAIGIKNLSLSFNAAYIYSRVKFDQSNTLEHDRPMQGQSPYLINAGLFYQNNKNTLNCGILYNVIGERIVGVGRVLANNPNISVPDIYELPRNLVDVTFNIKLTHFMSLSGAVKNILNDDVVLQQTAKFTDSNGASQVRNQIKQKYNPGRNYSLSLSFKF